The DNA window GGATGCAAAGCTGTGTTGACGAAAATTGCATCCTTGAAAAATTCACCGAACAACATCGGCTGGATCGTCATGAAGCCGATCACCACCGACGGAATGGCCAGCAGCACCAACGGCACCGTCACCACCCAAGGGGATTCGTGCGGCTCTTTGTGGTGATGGTCGTCGTGACCATGACCATCATGGTGGTGCGCGTCCGGGTTCTGGTCAAAGCGTTCCTTGCCGTGGAACACCAGGAAATACAGGCGGAACGAATAGAACGCGGTAACGAAAACCCCGGCCAACACCGCAAAGTGTGCAAAACCTGCTGCCGGCAAATGGCTGAAATGCACAGCCTCGATGATGCTGTCCTTGGAGTAAAAGCCAGCGAACAACGGGGTGCCGATCAGCGCCAGCGATCCCAGCAGCGAGGTGATCCAGGTAATGGGCATGTACTTGCGTACGCCGCCCATCCAGCGGATGTCCTGGTTGTGGTGCATACCGATGATGACCGAGCCCGCAGCAAGGAACAACAACGCCTTGAAGAATGCGTGCGTCATCAGGTGGAACACGGCAACCGAGTAGGCGGAAGCACCCAAGGCCACGGTCATATAGCCGAGCTGCGATAGCGTCGAATAGGCCACCACTCGCTTGATGTCATTCTGGATGATGCCCAGAAAACCCATGAACAGCGCCGTGATGGAGCCAATGATCAGAATGAAATTGAGCGCCGTATCGGACAACTCAAACAGGGGCGACATGCGCGCCACCATAAAGATGCCCGCCGTCACCATGGTAGCCGCGTGGATCAGCGCAGAAATGGGGGTCGGGCCTTCCATCGAGTCGGGCAGCCAGACATGCAGCGGAAACTGCGCGCTCTTGCCCATGGCACCAATGAACAGGCAGATACAGACCACGGTGATCAGCATCCAGTCGGTGCCCGGGAACGACAGCGCACCCAACTCACCTGCCTTGCCAAACACCTCAGCGTAATTGAGGGTTCCAGCATAAGCCGCAATCAACCCAATGCCCAGAATGAAGCCGAAGTCACCCACACGGTTGACCAGGAAAGCTTTCATATTGGCAAAGATGGCCGAGGGCTTGTTGAACCAGAAGCCAATCAGCAGGTAGGACACCAAGCCAACGGCTTCCCAGCCAAAGAACAGCTGGAGCAGGTTGTTGCTCATCACCAGCATGAGCATGGAGAAGGTGAACAGCGAGATATAGGCGAAGAAGCGGTTGTAACCGTCGTCTTCTTCCATGTAGCCGATGGTGTAGATGTGCACCATCAGCGACACAAAGGTCACCACACACATCATCATGGCTGTCAGCCCATCGACCAGAAAGCCGACTTCCATTTTCAGGCCACCCACCACCATCCAGGTGTAGATAGTTTCATTGAAGCGGGCACCATCCAGCGCCACGCTCTTGAGGGTCATGGCAGAGAGGATGAATGCCGCCAGCACGCCCAGAATGGTAAGCGTATGGCTCAGCCGACGGCCGATCCAGTTGCCCCCGAAGGTCGTACCGAAAACACCGGCCAGCACGGCGCCCGCCAGCGGTGCCAGTGGAACGGCCAGTAGCGTTGAAGCAGAAAGGGTTTGACTCATTGTGGAGAACCTTGCGTGTCTGGCGTCTCAACCCTGCAGGGTGTCGAGAGCGTCCGCATTGATGTTGGACTTGTTGCGGAACAACAGAACCAAGATGGCCAAGCCGATGGCCGACTCGGCTG is part of the Simplicispira sp. 125 genome and encodes:
- the nuoL gene encoding NADH-quinone oxidoreductase subunit L, which encodes MSQTLSASTLLAVPLAPLAGAVLAGVFGTTFGGNWIGRRLSHTLTILGVLAAFILSAMTLKSVALDGARFNETIYTWMVVGGLKMEVGFLVDGLTAMMMCVVTFVSLMVHIYTIGYMEEDDGYNRFFAYISLFTFSMLMLVMSNNLLQLFFGWEAVGLVSYLLIGFWFNKPSAIFANMKAFLVNRVGDFGFILGIGLIAAYAGTLNYAEVFGKAGELGALSFPGTDWMLITVVCICLFIGAMGKSAQFPLHVWLPDSMEGPTPISALIHAATMVTAGIFMVARMSPLFELSDTALNFILIIGSITALFMGFLGIIQNDIKRVVAYSTLSQLGYMTVALGASAYSVAVFHLMTHAFFKALLFLAAGSVIIGMHHNQDIRWMGGVRKYMPITWITSLLGSLALIGTPLFAGFYSKDSIIEAVHFSHLPAAGFAHFAVLAGVFVTAFYSFRLYFLVFHGKERFDQNPDAHHHDGHGHDDHHHKEPHESPWVVTVPLVLLAIPSVVIGFMTIQPMLFGEFFKDAIFVNTALHPAMAKLTEIFHGPVGMALHGLQTAPFWLAVAGVALSYYMYMVNPALPAAIKRAFQPIYTLLENKYYLDWINENILARGARALGVGLWKGGDQALIDGVLVNGSWKVVGWVAGIVRKVQTGFVYHYALVMILGIFVLMTYFVLLNK